A DNA window from Salvelinus sp. IW2-2015 linkage group LG4q.1:29, ASM291031v2, whole genome shotgun sequence contains the following coding sequences:
- the LOC111962141 gene encoding small acidic protein, translating into MSSPGNRHGTKRPGSPSDDGPTPWEAADLGLNERKQKFLRLMGAGKKEHTGRLVIGDHKATSHVRSGAEDRRMNSELELQYQQGLDGKLSGRNRRHVGLGFSEPDPAPPSPPAESQSKAEQPASPKAPDSPSENQELPEKSPSQSPNGRRAEPSVEDKHKMAFVKSS; encoded by the exons ATGAGTTCTCCAGGGAATCGACACGGGACAAAAAGACCTGGCTCTCCAAGTGAT GATGGACCTACACCATGGGAAGCTGCAGATCTGGGGCTCAATGAGAGAAAGCAGAAGTTTTTGCGGTTGATGGGTGCAGGGAAG AAAGAGCACACTGGACGCCTAGTCATTGGAGATCACAAGGCAACATCCCATGTGCGCAGTG GGGCTGAGGACAGGAGGATGAACTCTGAGCTGGAGCTGCAGTACCAGCAGGGGCTGGACGGGAAGCTGTCGGGCAGAAACAGGAGACACGTCGGCCTGGGCTTCAGTGAG CCTGACCCAGCCCCACCTTCCCCACCTGCAGAGAGCCAAAGCAAAGCAGAGCAACCAGCCAGTCCCAAAGCCCCAGACAGCCCTTCGGAAAACCAGGAGTTACCGGAGAAATCCCCCTCACAGAGCCCAAACGGCAGGAGGGCAGAGCCCAGCGTAGAAGACAAACACAAAATGGCCTTTGTGAAGTCATCCTAA